The Candidatus Lernaella stagnicola genomic interval GATGCGGAACCTGGCCAGCGGTTTGGCAAACATTCCGAGGGGTCTTGTCAACGCATTGTCCCAGCTTATCGACCAAAAGGAAAAGGAGGCTGCCTGAGGCAGTCATTAGGTTTAACGAGATTGCGATTTAGAGGAGCATGAAATTATGGCTGAGATCACCAAGGACCAAATCCTTGAAGCAATTGCGGAAATGAACGTGTTGGAACTGACCGAGTTGGTCAAAATGATCGAAGAGAAATTCGGTGTTACCGCTGCAGCGCCCATGATGATGGGCGGCATGATGCCGGCGGGCGGCACGCCTGCGGAAGCTGTCGAAGAACAGACCGAATTCGATGTCATTCTCATCGACTCGGGCGCTCAGAAAATTCAGGTCATCAAGGCCGTGCGCGGGCTGCGTAGCGACTTGGGTCTCAAAGAGGCCAAAGAGTTGGTTGACACTCTGCCCAAGGCGGTCAAAGAAGCCGTTTCCAAAGACGAGGCCGAAGAAGCCAAGAAGGCTTTGGAAGACGCTGGCGCCAAAGTCGAGGTTAAGTAAAGAATATTTGTTTAACGCGACGAACAGCGCGGGGGAGCGACGACGGCTCCCCGACAGAAAGTAAAGAAAACGGAGGACCGGGGGTCCCATGAGGGACCTCTGGCTCCGAATTAGTGCTTTAAGCAAGGATCTCGCAAACACCAGGATGCGATAAGGAGACCTTGGATGTACACATCCCTCGGCGAAGTCAAACGATTCCGGAAATCCTATGCCAGGATAAGGAAGATCATCGACATCCCCAATCTGATCGACATCCAGAAAAAGTCGTATGAGCGCTTTCTGCAATCCCAAATCCCGCCCGATGAGCGCGAGGAAATCGGTTTGCAGGGTGTGTTCAAGAGCGTCTTCCCGATTCACGACTACAACAACATGAGTAGTCTGGAGTTCGTTCAGTATTCCTTGGAACCCCCGAAATACGACGTCGAGGAATGTAAGCAGCGGGGATTGAACTTCGCCGCCCCGTTCAAAGTGACCATTCGCCTGGTGGTTTGGGATGTCGACGAGAAAAGTGGCGCGAAGTCGATCCGCGACGTAAAAGAGCAGGAAGTCTACTTCGGTGAAATTCCGCTGATGACGGAGCAGGGAACGTTCATCATCAACGGGACCGAGCGGGTTATCGTCAGCCAACTCCATCGCAGCCCGGGCGTGTTTTTCGATCACGACCGCGGCAAGACCCACAGTTCGGGCAAGTTGCTTTACAACGCCCGCATCATTCCCTATCGCGGTTCCTGGGTCGATTTCGAGTTCGACGCCAAGGATATCCTGCACGTGCGCATCGATCGTAAGCGCAAGATGCCCGCCACCGTGCTGCTCAAAGCCTTGGGATACACCGACGACGAAATCCTCACGCTGTACTACAGCGACAATTTCGAGCGCATCCCGACGGTTATCGATGGCGAGACGGTTGTGTTCCGGACCGATCCGCGCTGGTTGAAAGATCAAGTGCTCAGCATGGATCTGCGGGACGAGGAAAACCGTGTCATCGCTCGGCGCGGTACGCGCATCGAGGGCAAGCACCTGCGGCGCATGCGTGACGCGAAAATGAAGAAATTCCGCCTGTCGCGCATCGATTTGGTCGGCAAGTATGCGGCCGAATACGTGATCAATCCCGACACCGGGGAAGTGATCCTCGAGCCCTCGCAGCAGATCGACGAAGAGATTATCGGCAATCTCGTAGAAGCGGGCGTGAAGAAGTTCCAGATCTTGCGCACCGAGACGCTGACCATCAGCCAATCACTGCGCGAGACCCTGTTGGCCGACAAGGTGCGTTCCGCCGAAGAGGCGATGATCGAAATCTACAAACGCCTGCGCCCCGGTGACCCGCCCACGATCGAGACGGCCCAGCAGTTGTTCAACAACCTGTTTTTCAATCCCGAGCGGTACGATCTGTCGAAGGTCGGTCGGGTGAAGATGAACCATAAACTGGGTTTGGACACTTCTAACGAGTCGATGACGCTATCCAAAGACGACATCCTGGCGGTGGTCTTCTATCTGCTCAATCTTAAAGACGGTCGCGGCCAGGTCGACGACATCGACCACCTGGGCAATCGTCGTGTGCGGGCGGTGGGCGAGCTGGTGGAAAACCAGTATCGCATCGGCCTGGTACGTATGGAGCGCGCTATCCGCGAGCGGATGAGCCTGCAGGAAATCGACACGCTCATGCCGCACGATCTGATCAATGCCAAACCGGTCAGCGCGGTGATCAAGGAGTTTTTCGGATCCTCGCAGTTGTCGCAGTTTATGGATCAGACCAACCCGCTTTCGGAGGTCACCCATAAGCGGCGCCTCTCGGCGTTGGGACCCGGCGGTTTGACGCGCGAGCGGGCCGGCTTTGAAGTGCGCGATGTGCACAACACTCACTACGGCCGTATTTGTCCGGTAGAAACGCCGGAAGGCCCGAATATCGGCCTGATCGCCAGTTTGTCGACCTTTGCGCGGGTCAACGACTTGGGCTTCATCGAGACTCCCTACCGGCCAGTGGAAAACGGCCGGGTATCGGAGGGTGCCGAATTCCTCACGGCCTTGCAGGAGGAGCGGTACACGATTGCGCAGGCAAACGCGCCGCTGGACCGCAACAACAAATTCGCGCGCAGCATCGTTTCGGCCC includes:
- the rplL gene encoding 50S ribosomal protein L7/L12; translated protein: MAEITKDQILEAIAEMNVLELTELVKMIEEKFGVTAAAPMMMGGMMPAGGTPAEAVEEQTEFDVILIDSGAQKIQVIKAVRGLRSDLGLKEAKELVDTLPKAVKEAVSKDEAEEAKKALEDAGAKVEVK